A genomic region of Gemmata massiliana contains the following coding sequences:
- a CDS encoding MutS-related protein, whose product MATLTARLDTLSYARLGAFLVALVVAGLALGAGLFSPWFALLPALVFVYFVATFEATRRRRTWADRAARFYTGGLDRFAGKPSGVGQGERFANDAHPYAADLDLFGAGSVFERVTACRTRAGEDTLAAWLLAPATPVEVKARQEAVADLTPRLDLREALAVAGAEAPAADYHVLADWGTGQIESPPSWKWWAIELLGWANVLAWVGWFFVGTSALPVLVFGLPSLVLALPLVSWARVILTPLDRATENLSLFEAVLGRLEREAFNAPRLKELQSAMRADGYLPSEQIHQLRVLLDGYNARRNAFFIPIAVLRVWNVRFAFKLEAWRARSGLAIVRWLRAVGEVEALSSLAGYAYENPTAIYPTVEAGPVRLTATGVGHPLIPAEKCIRNDVTLGGESGPRVLIVSGSNMSGKSTLLRAVGVNAVLALAGGVVCATSFALTPLALGATMRVQDSLQEGKSRFFAEVTKVRLLLDIATREGGLPLLFLLDELFAGTNSADRVAGAEGVTRALLAAGAIGFVTTHDLSLTAVTDTIPGAVNVHFSDGFGGGELQFDYTMRLGVVPHGNGLALMRAVGLTV is encoded by the coding sequence GTGGCCACTCTCACGGCGCGCCTCGACACGCTCAGCTACGCGCGCCTCGGGGCGTTCCTGGTGGCGCTCGTTGTCGCGGGGCTGGCACTCGGCGCGGGGCTCTTTTCCCCGTGGTTCGCGCTGCTGCCGGCGCTCGTGTTCGTGTACTTCGTCGCGACATTCGAGGCGACGCGCCGGCGCCGAACGTGGGCCGATCGTGCGGCGCGGTTCTACACGGGCGGCCTCGACCGGTTCGCGGGCAAACCCAGCGGAGTGGGGCAAGGCGAACGCTTCGCGAACGACGCGCACCCTTACGCCGCGGACCTCGACCTTTTCGGAGCCGGATCGGTGTTCGAGCGCGTGACCGCGTGCCGCACTCGGGCCGGTGAAGACACTCTGGCCGCGTGGTTACTCGCGCCGGCCACGCCCGTGGAAGTGAAAGCGCGCCAGGAAGCCGTCGCCGATCTGACCCCGCGCCTCGATTTGCGGGAAGCGCTCGCGGTGGCCGGGGCCGAGGCTCCCGCCGCCGACTACCACGTGCTCGCGGATTGGGGGACGGGTCAGATCGAGTCCCCACCGTCGTGGAAGTGGTGGGCGATCGAACTCCTCGGCTGGGCGAACGTGCTCGCGTGGGTCGGGTGGTTCTTCGTCGGCACGTCTGCATTGCCTGTGCTCGTGTTCGGGTTGCCGTCGCTTGTGTTGGCGCTCCCGCTCGTGTCGTGGGCGCGCGTGATACTCACACCGCTCGACCGGGCGACCGAGAACCTGTCGCTGTTTGAAGCTGTCCTCGGCCGACTAGAACGCGAAGCATTCAACGCACCGCGGCTCAAAGAACTCCAAAGTGCGATGCGAGCGGACGGGTACTTGCCGTCCGAGCAGATTCACCAGCTCCGGGTGCTCCTCGACGGCTATAACGCCCGGCGAAATGCGTTCTTTATTCCGATTGCGGTGCTCCGTGTGTGGAACGTGCGGTTCGCGTTCAAGCTCGAAGCGTGGCGCGCACGTTCCGGGCTCGCCATCGTGCGGTGGCTCCGGGCCGTGGGCGAGGTGGAAGCACTGTCGTCGCTCGCGGGCTACGCTTACGAGAACCCCACAGCCATTTACCCAACGGTGGAAGCCGGTCCGGTGCGGCTCACAGCAACCGGTGTCGGGCACCCGCTAATTCCCGCCGAGAAGTGCATTCGGAACGACGTCACACTCGGCGGCGAATCCGGTCCTCGCGTGCTGATCGTGAGCGGGTCGAATATGTCGGGTAAGAGCACGCTGTTACGCGCCGTCGGCGTGAACGCGGTACTAGCACTCGCGGGCGGAGTGGTGTGCGCGACTAGTTTTGCACTTACGCCCCTGGCGCTCGGTGCCACGATGCGAGTGCAGGACTCGCTCCAGGAAGGCAAATCGCGCTTCTTCGCGGAAGTCACGAAGGTCCGGCTCTTGCTCGACATCGCGACTCGCGAGGGGGGGCTTCCGCTCTTGTTCCTGCTCGACGAACTGTTCGCGGGCACCAACTCGGCCGACCGCGTCGCGGGTGCGGAGGGCGTAACGCGCGCGCTCCTGGCTGCCGGTGCGATCGGCTTCGTGACGACACACGATTTGAGTCTGACCGCGGTGACCGACACGATCCCCGGGGCCGTGAACGTCCACTTCTCCGACGGCTTTGGTGGCGGTGAGTTACAGTTTGACTACACGATGCGTCTGGGCGTCGTGCCGCATGGTAACGGCCTCGCGCTCATGCGCGCGGTCGGGCTAACGGTTTAG